The genomic interval TCCAAAAATTGTACCCTTCTCCTTTTTCAACAGAAGAATCTATTAAAGGGATTTTACAAGCTATAAAAGAAAAAGGTTTGGAAATTGATTATAATGTAGCCGGTTTACGAAAAGAGTTTTGTGGTGAAACATATCCAAGTGAATGGATTGCTAAAATGGCACGCCAACAAAAGATCCCTCTTATCTATGGTTCAGACGCCCATAGTGCAAGGGATGTTGGGAAGCATTACATATATTATGAGAGATTAGCGAATAGCTAATAGTTTTCCATCTAAGGAATGATTCTCGACCCGTAATGTGTTCAACCAAAATTTTAGCTCTTTATAATATTGATGGACAAAATAGGCTTCATGTGGTTGGATATGAAGTACTTCACTCATATATTGCGGTTGTAAATAGGGCATATGCAAAAGGCTTCTTAATTGTATGATCATATGTGATACAATCCCTTTACGATAATACCCTTCCTGAATCCCTTGATCAATGACTGACTTAATGAAGTATTTTTCTTTCGTTAAATAAGTTGTCATCACCTCTCGTATTAGTACTGAATCTAATGTGACTTCACGGTATACTAATCTTGAAAGTTGACGATTTTCGTGTTGATAATTTAAAATGTCCAAAATCATTTTACTTAATATATTGTGGGCATTTCCAAAATTAAGCTGAGAGTGGTTTTTTTCAATCACTTCCAAATAGCCTTCGTAATATTGTGAAATAAGGTATTCTAATAAGCCGCCTTTTCCTTTAAAATAGTAAGAGATATGAGCCACATTTACATTTGCTCGTGACGCTATTTCTCTTACAGATGTACCGTTATACCCCTTTGAATTAAACAAGTACATTGCAGCATGAAGTATTTTTTGTTTTGTGTCTCGTAAGGATTGTTGAGTCATATGATTCACCTCCTTTTTTCATATATTTATACATTCCATTGATATTAGGAAGATTCCTTTATCTTTCGCTCGACAAAGTTCTTTTGGACTTTGTTAATTCTTCTCAAAAGGTAGGTTTTTACGATGTTTCATGTCGAAAAATATAATGGCAATAAAGTTGAACAATATCAATTAGTTATTAAACAGCTACAAGCATTGCTTGAAGGTGAAAATGATCAAACAGCAAATTTAGCAAATGCTTCCGCTTTATTAAATCAATTTTTAAATGATATTAATTGGGTAGGCTTCTATCTTTTAAAGAAAAACCAATTAGTACTAGGGCCATTTCAAGGTTTACCTGCTTGTGTGCGTATACCATTAGGAAGAGGTGTATGCGGCACAGCAGCAGCTAATCAAAAAACAGAACGAATAGCAGATGTACATCAATTTCCAGGTCATATAGCATGTGATGCTGCTTCTAATTCTGAAATTGTCATCCCACTCGTAAAAGAGGATCAACTAATTGGAGTATTAGACATTGATAGTCCTAGTAAAAATAGATTTGATGAGCTTGATCAAACTTATTTAGAAGAGTTTGTCAAAGTGCTAATCCAATATATTTAAACCATAATAAAAGTGAGCTGATTAACTTTCAGCTCACTTTTTTATGTAACTTCTTCTTGTATAATAACTTGATTTTTCCCCATGTTTTTAGCAATATATAACGCTTTATCTGCTCTACTAAATAGTTTATTTGCGTTTTCATGGT from Metabacillus sediminilitoris carries:
- the refZ gene encoding forespore capture DNA-binding protein RefZ; this encodes MTQQSLRDTKQKILHAAMYLFNSKGYNGTSVREIASRANVNVAHISYYFKGKGGLLEYLISQYYEGYLEVIEKNHSQLNFGNAHNILSKMILDILNYQHENRQLSRLVYREVTLDSVLIREVMTTYLTKEKYFIKSVIDQGIQEGYYRKGIVSHMIIQLRSLLHMPYLQPQYMSEVLHIQPHEAYFVHQYYKELKFWLNTLRVENHSLDGKLLAIR
- a CDS encoding GAF domain-containing protein yields the protein MFHVEKYNGNKVEQYQLVIKQLQALLEGENDQTANLANASALLNQFLNDINWVGFYLLKKNQLVLGPFQGLPACVRIPLGRGVCGTAAANQKTERIADVHQFPGHIACDAASNSEIVIPLVKEDQLIGVLDIDSPSKNRFDELDQTYLEEFVKVLIQYI